In Sphingomonas sp. JUb134, the sequence CAGGTCGATGGTGCAATGGACACCATCGGGTTTGAAATCGTAGCCGGTCTTCGCGCCGAACTGGAACGGAAGCGCCCGCTCGATCAGTTCGCGCCCATAGCCGCCTCCGCCCGCCGACGGCGGAGCGATGGAGACGGGGCACGTCTCCTGCCATTCGAGCCTCACGCGTTCGCGCGCACCGCTCCCCTGCACATCCCAGCCGATCGATACCTGCCCCTCGTGCCGCAAGGCGCCGTATTTCAGTGCGTTGGTCGCGAGTTCGTGCAGCACGAGCGCGAGAACCTGTGCGGACGCGGCCGGCAGTTGCACGTCGACGGTTGCCGACACGCAAATGCGTTCGCGCGACCTTCCTGGTTCCGGATAGCCGATCGCCCGGAGTTCGGCCTCCACCAGTTCCCCGAGCGTGATCGGAGCATGGGTCTCGCCGCGCGTGAGCAGGTCTTGCACGCGGGCAAGCGCCGCCAGCCGCTCGTCGAAGGCTTCGATGAAGTCGTCCGACGAGCGGGTCTCGGCCATGGTGCGGCTGGCGAGCGTACGGATCACCGCCATCAGATTGCGCGCGCGGTGTTGCAGTTCGAGAACCACGACTTTCAGGCGGCCCAGCTCGTTCTTGAGCGCCTCCCTCTGCAGCGACGCAACGGGCCGGCGCCTCGCTCGGCGCGTGCGAATCGTGGGTCGGCCCGTCGATTTCATTTTTTCCCCGTGGCTTGCTGGCGCCAATCTGCGGTCCGGGTCCGGCTCCCGGTATCCCGGCTTTCCACTAGCGCCGGATGGAGAATGTACGGGTTCGGCGGCCCGAATCGGGTGTCAGCATTCCGAACCGCCATGCTGCTGTGGCGGCATCCTTGGAGCCGGTATCGACGGCGCCCCGGCCACCCCGTCATTTTCTCTGACGGTTGCGCGGGAATGCACTAGCTTCGAGGCATGGCCAGCACCCCCTCCATCCCCCTCCCCGGCCGCGTCGCGGACCGCCCCGCCGTCGATGCGGAAACCTTCTCAAAGGAAATTCTGCAGGAGTACCGGCCCGTGATCTTGCGGGGGCAGGTGCGGCACTGGGCCGCGGTCCGGGCGGGCGCGCACGGCGATCGGGCGATGGCCGAGTATCTCGCGGGTTTCGGCGGCGGCCGGCCCCTGGAGGTGATGATCGGCGCGCCGGAGATTGCGGGGC encodes:
- a CDS encoding sensor histidine kinase; protein product: MKSTGRPTIRTRRARRRPVASLQREALKNELGRLKVVVLELQHRARNLMAVIRTLASRTMAETRSSDDFIEAFDERLAALARVQDLLTRGETHAPITLGELVEAELRAIGYPEPGRSRERICVSATVDVQLPAASAQVLALVLHELATNALKYGALRHEGQVSIGWDVQGSGARERVRLEWQETCPVSIAPPSAGGGGYGRELIERALPFQFGAKTGYDFKPDGVHCTIDLPLDAGPQARS